Proteins co-encoded in one Marmota flaviventris isolate mMarFla1 chromosome 9, mMarFla1.hap1, whole genome shotgun sequence genomic window:
- the LOC114093663 gene encoding olfactory receptor 4C15-like, translating into MQNQSFITEFVLLGLSKNPTIQKIVFVVFLLVYIATIVGNMLIVVTILCSPALLGSPMYFFLASLSFLEACFSSAITPKMIADSLYERKTISYKGCMIQLFAEHLFGGAEMIILTSMAYDRYVAICKSLHYSSIINWRLCGILMVVAWSGGFLHSITVVLFTFQLPYCGPNVIDHFMCDLYPLLDLACTDTHILGLLMVATTGFMCIIIFCLLLVSYGIILFSLRKHSAEGRRKALSTCGSHIAVVVLFFVPCIFINTRPPSVFSFDKLVETFYTMFTPLLNPLIYTFRNKEVKNAIRKMWKRLVLVSDEKY; encoded by the coding sequence ATGCAAAACCAAAGCTTCATAACTGAATTTGTCCTCCTGGGGCTTTCAAAGAATCCTACTATTCAGAAAATAgtatttgttgtgtttttgttggtCTACATTGCAACTATTGTAGGCAACATGCTGATTGTAGTGACCATCCTCTGTAGCCCTGCACTGCTGGgctcccccatgtacttcttcttGGCATCATTATCCTTCCTGGAGGCCTGTTTTTCCTCTGCCATCACACCAAAAATGATTGCAGACTCCCTTTATGAGAGGAAAACCATCTCTTATAAAGGATGCATGATTCAACTTTTTGCTGAACATCTATTTGGTGGGGCGGAGATGATCATCCTCACTTCCATGGCTTATGATCGATATGTGGCCATTTGCAAGTCCTTGCACTACTCTTCCATCATTAACTGGAGGCTCTGTGGCATTCTGATGGTGGTGGCCTGGTCAGGGGGCTTCTTGCATTCCATTACAGTGGTTCTGTTCACTTTCCAACTGCCCTATTGTGGGCCTAATGTCATTGATCATTTCATGTGTGACTTGTACCCATTATTGGACCTGGCCTGCACTGACACTCACATCCTTGGCCTTTTAATGGTTGCCACGACTGGGTTTATGTGCATTATAATCTTCTGCTTGTTGCTGGTCTCCTATGGTATCATCTTGTTCTCCCTGAGAAAACACAGTGCTGAGGGGCGGAGGAAAGCTCTGTCCACCTGTGGATCTCACATTGctgttgtggttttgttttttgtcccATGCATATTTATAAATACCCGGCCTCCTTCTGTCTTTTCCTTTGACAAACTGGTGGAAACGTTCTATACCATGTTCACCCCCTTGCTCAATCCCTTGATTTATACTTTCAGAAATAAGGAAGTGAAAAATGCTATAAGGAAAATGTGGAAGAGATTGGTGTTAGTTTCTGATGAAAAATATTAG